The following proteins are encoded in a genomic region of Oryctolagus cuniculus chromosome 6, mOryCun1.1, whole genome shotgun sequence:
- the OPLAH gene encoding 5-oxoprolinase isoform X3: MSLLSSYEGLRQEIQRLAQENEELRRLVQLLQENHELKLVLRSRGSSLGFCSSGFLAEVATSPRVPRRRTIKFKDADRDLPTHPPPCPVHPGLPVEEPLLDCSPTTMGTPEGRFHFAIDRGGTFTDVFAQCPGGHVRVLKLLSEDPANYADAPTEGIRRILEQEGGVLLPRDRPLDTSRIASIRMGTTVATNALLERRGERVALLVTRGFKDLLHIGTQAREDLFDLAVPMPEVLYEEVLEVDERVVLYRGEPGAGAPVKGRTGDLLEVQQPVDLGALRGKLEGLLARGIRSLAVVLMHSYTWAQHEQQVGTLARELGFLHVSLSSEAMPMVRIVPRGHTACADAYLTPAIQRYVQGFRRGFQGQLKDVQVLFMRSDGGLAPMDAFSGSRAVLSGPAGGVVGYAATTYQLEGGQPVIGFDMGGTSTDVSRYAGEFEHVFEASIAGVTLQAPQLDINTVAAGGGSRLFFRSGLFAVGPESAGAHPGPACYRKGGPVTLTDANLVLGRLLPASFPCIFGPGEDQPLSPEASRKALEAVATEVNSFLTNGPCPASPLSLEEVAMGFVRVANEAMCRPIRALTQARGHDPSAHVLACFGGAGGQHACAIARALGMDTVHIHRHSGLLSALGLALADVVHEAQEPCSLPYTPDTFLQLDQRLSRLEEQCVEALQAQGFPRSQISTESFLHLRYQGTDCALMVAAHQHPPTARSPRAGDFGAAFVERYMREFGFVIPERPVMVDDVRVRGTGRSGLHLEDAPKAQTGPPRVDKMTQCYFEGGYQETPVYLLGELGYGHKLQGPCLVIDSNSTILVEPGCQAEVTERGDIRISVGAEAPSTVGTQLDPIQLSIFSHRFMSIAEQMGRILQRTAISTNIKERLDFSCALFGPDGGLVSNAPHIPVHLGAMQETVQFQIQHLGADLHPGDVLLSNHPSAGGSHLPDLTVITPVFWPGQTRPVFYVASRGHHADIGGITPGSMPPHSTMLQQEGAVFLSFKLVQGGVFQEEAVTEALRAPGKISGCSGTRNLHDNLSDLRAQVAANQKGIQLVGELIGQYGLDVVQAYMGHIQANAELAVRDMLRAFGTARQAQGLPLEVSAEDHMDDGSPIRLRVQINLNQGSAVFDFSSTGPEVFGNLNAPRAITLSALIYCLRCLVGRDIPLNQGCLVPVRVVIPPGSILDPSPEAAVVGGNVLTSQRVVDVILGAFGACAASQGCMNNVTLGNARVGYYETVAGGAGAGPGWHGRSGVHSHMTNTRITDPEILERRYPVILRRFELRPGSGGRGRFRGGDGVVRELLFREEALLSVLSERRAFRPYGLHGGKPGARGLNLLIRKDGRTVNLGGKTSVPVYPGDVFCLHTPGGGGYGDPEDPAPPPGSPPQPVAFPERGSVYEYRRAQEAV; the protein is encoded by the exons ACCTGCCCACCCACCCGCCGCCCTGTCCAGTTCACCCAGGGCTGCCGGTGGAAGAGCCCCTGCTGGACTGCAGCCCCACCACCATGGGCACCCCGGAGGGCCGCTTCCACTTCGCCATCGACCGCGGAGGCACCTTCACGGACGTCTTTGCCCAGTGTCCAGGCGGGCACGTGCGGGTCTTGAAGCTGCTCTCGGAGGACCCTGCCAACTACGCAGACGCCCCGACCGAGGGCATCCGCAGGATCCTGGAGCAG GAGGGAGGCGTGCTGCTGCCCCGGGACCGGCCGCTGGACACCAGCCGCATTGCCAGCATCCGCATGGGCACCACAGTGGCCACCAACGCGCTGCTGGAGCGGCGAGGGGAGCGGGTGGCACTGCTGGTGACACGTGGCTTCAAAGACCTGCTGCACATCGGCACCCAGGCCCGTGAGGACCTGTTCGACCTG GCCGTGCCCATGCCCGAGGTGCTGTACGAGGAGGTCCTGGAGGTGGACGAGCGTGTGGTGCTCTACCGCGGAGAGCCGGGCGCCGGAGCACCTGTCAAAG GCCGCACAGGGGACCTGCTGGAGGTGCAGCAGCCTGTGGACCTGGGGGCCCTGCGCGGGAAGCTGGAGGGGCTCCTGGCGCGTGGCATCCGCAGTCTGGCGGTGGTGCTCATGCACTCCTACAC GTGGGCCCAGCACGAGCAGCAGGTGGGCACGCTGGCCCGGGAGCTGGGCTTCCTGCACGTGTCGCTGTCCTCGGAGGCCATGCCGATGGTGCGCATTGTTCCCCGGGGACACACGGCCTGCGCCGACGCCTACCTCACGCCTGCCATCCAGCGCTACGTGCAAGGCTTCCGCCGGGGCTTCCAGGGCCAGCTGAAG gacgTGCAGGTGCTGTTCATGCGCTCCGACGGCGGCCTGGCGCCCATGGACGCCTTCAGCGGCTCCCGCGCCGTGCTCTCGGGCCCTGCCGGCGGGGTGGTCGGCTACGCGGCCACCACCTACCAGCTGGAGGGCGGCCAGCCAGTCATCGGCTTTGACATGGGAG GCACGTCCACAGACGTGAGCCGTTACGCGGGGGAGTTTGAACACGTGTTTGAGGCCAGCATCGCCGGTGTCACCCTCCAGGCCCCCCAGCTGGACATCAACACGGTGGCAGCTGGAGGGGGCTCCCGCCTCTTCTTCAG GTCTGGCCTCTTCGCGGTTGGGCCCGAGTCTGCAGGtgcccaccccggccccgcctgCTACCGCAAAG GGGGCCCCGTGACACTGACAGATGCGAATCTGGTGCTGGgtcgcctgctgcctgcctccttcccctgcaTCTTTGGGCCGGGAGAGGACCAGCCACTGTCCCCGGAGGCCTCCCGCAAGGCCCTGGAGGCTGTGGCCACTGAGGTCAACAGCTTCCTGACCAACGGGCCTTGCCCGGCCTCCCCGCTgagcctggaggaggtggccatGGGGTTCGTGCGTGTAGCCAACGAGGCCATGTGCCGGCCCATCCGTGCACTCACCCAG GCGCGAGGCCACGACCCCTCAGCCCACGTGCTGGCTTGCTTTGGGGGAGCCGGTGGGCAGCATGCTTGCGCCATCGCCCGGGCCCTGGGCATGGACACTGTGCACATTCACAG GCACAGCGGGCTGCTGTCGgcgctggggctggccctggcggACGTGGTGCATGAGGCGCAGgagccctgctccctgccctacACGCCGGACACCTTCCTGCAGCTGGACCAGAGGCTGAGCCGGCTGGAGGAGCAGTGTGTGGAggccctgcaggcccagggcttCCCCAG GTCCCAGATCAGCACCGAGAGCTTCCTGCACCTGCGTTACCAGGGCACGGACTGCGCACTCATGGTGGCTGCCCACCAGCACCCGCCCACCGCCCGCTCCCCCCGCGCCGGCGACTTCGGGGCAGCCTTCGTGGAGAG GTACATGAGGGAATTCGGCTTTGTCATCCCCGAGCGACCGGTCATGGTGGACGACGTGCGGGTGAGgggcactggccgcagcggtctTCATCTTGAGGATGCCCCCAAAGCCCAGACCGGGCCTCCCCGGGTGGACAAG ATGACCCAGTGCTATTTCGAGGGGGGCTATCAAGAGACCCCCGTGTACCTCCTCGGAGAGCTGGGCTATGGCCACAAGCTCCAGGGGCCCTGCCTCGTTATTGACAGCAACAg CACCATCCTGGTGGAGCCAGGTTGCCAGGCAGAGGTGACCGAGAGAGGGGACATCCGCATCTCTGTGGGGGCCGAGGCCCCGAGCACAGTGGGCACCCAGCTCGACCCCATCCAGCTGTCCATCTTCTCTCACCGCTTCATGAGCATTGCTG AGCAGATGGGCCGCATCCTGCAGCGCACGGCCATCTCCACCAACATCAAGGAGCGCCTGGACTTCTCCTGCGCCCTCTTCGGGCCCGACGGAGGGCTGGTCTCCAACGCCCCCCACATCCCTGTGCACCTGGGCGCCATGCAGGAAACGGTGCAGTTCCAG ATCCAGCACCTGGGGGCTGACCTGCACCCCGGGGACGTGCTTCTGAGCAACCACCCCAGCGCAGGGGGCAGCCATCTGCCAGACCTCACCGTCATCACCCCG GTGTTCTGGCCGGGTCAGACGCGGCCTGTGTTCTACGTGGCCAGCCGTGGGCACCACGCGGACATTGGGGGCATCACCCCGGGCTCCATGCCCCCACACTCCACCATGCTGCAGCAGGAAGGCGCCGTCTTCTTGTCCTTTAAGCTGGTCCAGGGGGGCGTCTTCCAGGAGGAGG CGGTGACCGAGGCCCTGCGGGCGCCCGGCAAGATCTCTGGCTGCAGCGGAACCAGGAACCTGCACGACAACCTCTCGGATCTGCGGGCACAGGTGGCAGCCAACCAGAAGGGCATCCAGCTGGTGGGGGAGCTCATCGGGCAGTACGGCCTGGACGTGGTGCAGGCCTACATGGGCCACATCCAG GCCAACGCCGAGCTGGCCGTGCGCGACATGCTGCGAGCCTTCGGAACCGCCCGCCAGGCGCAGGGTCTGCCTCTCGAGGTGTCGGCCGAGGACCACATGGACGACGGCTCCCCCATCCGCCTCCGGGTGCAGATCAACCTGAACCAG GGCAGCGCCGTGTTTGACTTCAGCAGCACCGGGCCCGAGGTGTTCGGCAACCTGAACGCGCCGCGCGCCATAACGCTGTCGGCGCTCATCTACTGCCTGCGCTGCCTGGTGGGCCGCGACATCCCGCTCAACCAG GGCTGCCTGGTGCCGGTGCGTGTGGTCATCCCTCCCGGCTCCATCCTGGACCCGTCCCCGGAGGCGGCCGTGGTGGGCGGCAACGTGCTCACGTCGCAGCGCGTGGTGGACGTCATCCTGGGGGCCTTCGGGGCCTGCGCCGCCTCCCAG GGCTGCATGAACAACGTGACCCTCGGCAACGCTCGCGTGGGCTACTACGAGACGgtggcgggcggcgcgggcgccGGCCCCGGCTGGCACGGACGCAGCGGCGTGCACAGCCACATGACCAACACGCGCATCACCGACCCCGAGATCCTGGAGAGACG GTACCCGGTCATCCTGCGCCGCTTTGAGCTGAGGCCGGGCTCTGGGGGCCGAGGCCGCTTCCGCGGCGGCGACGGCGTGGTCCGCGAGCTGCTCTTCCGCGAGGAGGCTCTGCTGTCGGTGCTGAGCGAGCGCCGCGCCTTCCGGCCCTACGGCCTCCACG GGGGCAAGCCTGGCGCCCGGGGCCTGAACCTGCTCATCCGCAAAGACGGCCGCACGGTGAATCTGGGCGGAAAGACGTCGGTCCCCGTGTACCCCGGG GACGTGTTCTGCCTGCACACGCCCGGCGGCGGCGGTTACGGAGACCCGGAGGACCCCGCGCCGCCCCCGGGCTCGCCCCCGCAGCCCGTGGCCTTTCCTGAGCGCGGCAGCGTGTACGAGTACCGGCGGGCGCAGGAAGCCGTGTGA
- the OPLAH gene encoding 5-oxoprolinase isoform X2 produces MGTPEGRFHFAIDRGGTFTDVFAQCPGGHVRVLKLLSEDPANYADAPTEGIRRILEQEGGVLLPRDRPLDTSRIASIRMGTTVATNALLERRGERVALLVTRGFKDLLHIGTQAREDLFDLAVPMPEVLYEEVLEVDERVVLYRGEPGAGAPVKGRTGDLLEVQQPVDLGALRGKLEGLLARGIRSLAVVLMHSYTWAQHEQQVGTLARELGFLHVSLSSEAMPMVRIVPRGHTACADAYLTPAIQRYVQGFRRGFQGQLKDVQVLFMRSDGGLAPMDAFSGSRAVLSGPAGGVVGYAATTYQLEGGQPVIGFDMGGTSTDVSRYAGEFEHVFEASIAGVTLQAPQLDINTVAAGGGSRLFFRSGLFAVGPESAGAHPGPACYRKGGPVTLTDANLVLGRLLPASFPCIFGPGEDQPLSPEASRKALEAVATEVNSFLTNGPCPASPLSLEEVAMGFVRVANEAMCRPIRALTQARGHDPSAHVLACFGGAGGQHACAIARALGMDTVHIHRHSGLLSALGLALADVVHEAQEPCSLPYTPDTFLQLDQRLSRLEEQCVEALQAQGFPRSQISTESFLHLRYQGTDCALMVAAHQHPPTARSPRAGDFGAAFVERYMREFGFVIPERPVMVDDVRVRGTGRSGLHLEDAPKAQTGPPRVDKMTQCYFEGGYQETPVYLLGELGYGHKLQGPCLVIDSNSTILVEPGCQAEVTERGDIRISVGAEAPSTVGTQLDPIQLSIFSHRFMSIAEQMGRILQRTAISTNIKERLDFSCALFGPDGGLVSNAPHIPVHLGAMQETVQFQIQHLGADLHPGDVLLSNHPSAGGSHLPDLTVITPVFWPGQTRPVFYVASRGHHADIGGITPGSMPPHSTMLQQEGAVFLSFKLVQGGVFQEEAVTEALRAPGKISGCSGTRNLHDNLSDLRAQANAELAVRDMLRAFGTARQAQGLPLEVSAEDHMDDGSPIRLRVQINLNQGSAVFDFSSTGPEVFGNLNAPRAITLSALIYCLRCLVGRDIPLNQGCLVPVRVVIPPGSILDPSPEAAVVGGNVLTSQRVVDVILGAFGACAASQGCMNNVTLGNARVGYYETVAGGAGAGPGWHGRSGVHSHMTNTRITDPEILERRYPVILRRFELRPGSGGRGRFRGGDGVVRELLFREEALLSVLSERRAFRPYGLHGGKPGARGLNLLIRKDGRTVNLGGKTSVPVYPGDVFCLHTPGGGGYGDPEDPAPPPGSPPQPVAFPERGSVYEYRRAQEAV; encoded by the exons ATGGGCACCCCGGAGGGCCGCTTCCACTTCGCCATCGACCGCGGAGGCACCTTCACGGACGTCTTTGCCCAGTGTCCAGGCGGGCACGTGCGGGTCTTGAAGCTGCTCTCGGAGGACCCTGCCAACTACGCAGACGCCCCGACCGAGGGCATCCGCAGGATCCTGGAGCAG GAGGGAGGCGTGCTGCTGCCCCGGGACCGGCCGCTGGACACCAGCCGCATTGCCAGCATCCGCATGGGCACCACAGTGGCCACCAACGCGCTGCTGGAGCGGCGAGGGGAGCGGGTGGCACTGCTGGTGACACGTGGCTTCAAAGACCTGCTGCACATCGGCACCCAGGCCCGTGAGGACCTGTTCGACCTG GCCGTGCCCATGCCCGAGGTGCTGTACGAGGAGGTCCTGGAGGTGGACGAGCGTGTGGTGCTCTACCGCGGAGAGCCGGGCGCCGGAGCACCTGTCAAAG GCCGCACAGGGGACCTGCTGGAGGTGCAGCAGCCTGTGGACCTGGGGGCCCTGCGCGGGAAGCTGGAGGGGCTCCTGGCGCGTGGCATCCGCAGTCTGGCGGTGGTGCTCATGCACTCCTACAC GTGGGCCCAGCACGAGCAGCAGGTGGGCACGCTGGCCCGGGAGCTGGGCTTCCTGCACGTGTCGCTGTCCTCGGAGGCCATGCCGATGGTGCGCATTGTTCCCCGGGGACACACGGCCTGCGCCGACGCCTACCTCACGCCTGCCATCCAGCGCTACGTGCAAGGCTTCCGCCGGGGCTTCCAGGGCCAGCTGAAG gacgTGCAGGTGCTGTTCATGCGCTCCGACGGCGGCCTGGCGCCCATGGACGCCTTCAGCGGCTCCCGCGCCGTGCTCTCGGGCCCTGCCGGCGGGGTGGTCGGCTACGCGGCCACCACCTACCAGCTGGAGGGCGGCCAGCCAGTCATCGGCTTTGACATGGGAG GCACGTCCACAGACGTGAGCCGTTACGCGGGGGAGTTTGAACACGTGTTTGAGGCCAGCATCGCCGGTGTCACCCTCCAGGCCCCCCAGCTGGACATCAACACGGTGGCAGCTGGAGGGGGCTCCCGCCTCTTCTTCAG GTCTGGCCTCTTCGCGGTTGGGCCCGAGTCTGCAGGtgcccaccccggccccgcctgCTACCGCAAAG GGGGCCCCGTGACACTGACAGATGCGAATCTGGTGCTGGgtcgcctgctgcctgcctccttcccctgcaTCTTTGGGCCGGGAGAGGACCAGCCACTGTCCCCGGAGGCCTCCCGCAAGGCCCTGGAGGCTGTGGCCACTGAGGTCAACAGCTTCCTGACCAACGGGCCTTGCCCGGCCTCCCCGCTgagcctggaggaggtggccatGGGGTTCGTGCGTGTAGCCAACGAGGCCATGTGCCGGCCCATCCGTGCACTCACCCAG GCGCGAGGCCACGACCCCTCAGCCCACGTGCTGGCTTGCTTTGGGGGAGCCGGTGGGCAGCATGCTTGCGCCATCGCCCGGGCCCTGGGCATGGACACTGTGCACATTCACAG GCACAGCGGGCTGCTGTCGgcgctggggctggccctggcggACGTGGTGCATGAGGCGCAGgagccctgctccctgccctacACGCCGGACACCTTCCTGCAGCTGGACCAGAGGCTGAGCCGGCTGGAGGAGCAGTGTGTGGAggccctgcaggcccagggcttCCCCAG GTCCCAGATCAGCACCGAGAGCTTCCTGCACCTGCGTTACCAGGGCACGGACTGCGCACTCATGGTGGCTGCCCACCAGCACCCGCCCACCGCCCGCTCCCCCCGCGCCGGCGACTTCGGGGCAGCCTTCGTGGAGAG GTACATGAGGGAATTCGGCTTTGTCATCCCCGAGCGACCGGTCATGGTGGACGACGTGCGGGTGAGgggcactggccgcagcggtctTCATCTTGAGGATGCCCCCAAAGCCCAGACCGGGCCTCCCCGGGTGGACAAG ATGACCCAGTGCTATTTCGAGGGGGGCTATCAAGAGACCCCCGTGTACCTCCTCGGAGAGCTGGGCTATGGCCACAAGCTCCAGGGGCCCTGCCTCGTTATTGACAGCAACAg CACCATCCTGGTGGAGCCAGGTTGCCAGGCAGAGGTGACCGAGAGAGGGGACATCCGCATCTCTGTGGGGGCCGAGGCCCCGAGCACAGTGGGCACCCAGCTCGACCCCATCCAGCTGTCCATCTTCTCTCACCGCTTCATGAGCATTGCTG AGCAGATGGGCCGCATCCTGCAGCGCACGGCCATCTCCACCAACATCAAGGAGCGCCTGGACTTCTCCTGCGCCCTCTTCGGGCCCGACGGAGGGCTGGTCTCCAACGCCCCCCACATCCCTGTGCACCTGGGCGCCATGCAGGAAACGGTGCAGTTCCAG ATCCAGCACCTGGGGGCTGACCTGCACCCCGGGGACGTGCTTCTGAGCAACCACCCCAGCGCAGGGGGCAGCCATCTGCCAGACCTCACCGTCATCACCCCG GTGTTCTGGCCGGGTCAGACGCGGCCTGTGTTCTACGTGGCCAGCCGTGGGCACCACGCGGACATTGGGGGCATCACCCCGGGCTCCATGCCCCCACACTCCACCATGCTGCAGCAGGAAGGCGCCGTCTTCTTGTCCTTTAAGCTGGTCCAGGGGGGCGTCTTCCAGGAGGAGG CGGTGACCGAGGCCCTGCGGGCGCCCGGCAAGATCTCTGGCTGCAGCGGAACCAGGAACCTGCACGACAACCTCTCGGATCTGCGGGCACAG GCCAACGCCGAGCTGGCCGTGCGCGACATGCTGCGAGCCTTCGGAACCGCCCGCCAGGCGCAGGGTCTGCCTCTCGAGGTGTCGGCCGAGGACCACATGGACGACGGCTCCCCCATCCGCCTCCGGGTGCAGATCAACCTGAACCAG GGCAGCGCCGTGTTTGACTTCAGCAGCACCGGGCCCGAGGTGTTCGGCAACCTGAACGCGCCGCGCGCCATAACGCTGTCGGCGCTCATCTACTGCCTGCGCTGCCTGGTGGGCCGCGACATCCCGCTCAACCAG GGCTGCCTGGTGCCGGTGCGTGTGGTCATCCCTCCCGGCTCCATCCTGGACCCGTCCCCGGAGGCGGCCGTGGTGGGCGGCAACGTGCTCACGTCGCAGCGCGTGGTGGACGTCATCCTGGGGGCCTTCGGGGCCTGCGCCGCCTCCCAG GGCTGCATGAACAACGTGACCCTCGGCAACGCTCGCGTGGGCTACTACGAGACGgtggcgggcggcgcgggcgccGGCCCCGGCTGGCACGGACGCAGCGGCGTGCACAGCCACATGACCAACACGCGCATCACCGACCCCGAGATCCTGGAGAGACG GTACCCGGTCATCCTGCGCCGCTTTGAGCTGAGGCCGGGCTCTGGGGGCCGAGGCCGCTTCCGCGGCGGCGACGGCGTGGTCCGCGAGCTGCTCTTCCGCGAGGAGGCTCTGCTGTCGGTGCTGAGCGAGCGCCGCGCCTTCCGGCCCTACGGCCTCCACG GGGGCAAGCCTGGCGCCCGGGGCCTGAACCTGCTCATCCGCAAAGACGGCCGCACGGTGAATCTGGGCGGAAAGACGTCGGTCCCCGTGTACCCCGGG GACGTGTTCTGCCTGCACACGCCCGGCGGCGGCGGTTACGGAGACCCGGAGGACCCCGCGCCGCCCCCGGGCTCGCCCCCGCAGCCCGTGGCCTTTCCTGAGCGCGGCAGCGTGTACGAGTACCGGCGGGCGCAGGAAGCCGTGTGA